TCGGTGCAAACGGAGCCGGAAAAACTACGGCAATGAGGATGCTCTGCGGTCTTAGCAAGCTCTCTTCCGGAACCGGGAAAGTTGCAGGTTTTGACATCAGCCGGCAATCGGAACAGGTAAAGCGCAACATTGGTTACATGAGTCAGAAGTTTTCTCTTTACGAAGACCTTAAAGTATGGGAAAACATCCGTCTATTTGCCGGAATCTATGGAATGAAAGAGAAAGAGATTGCAGCGAAGAGTGATGAACTGCTTGCCAGTCTGGGATTTGAATCGGAACGAAACACATTAGTTGCCAGCCTGCCACTGGGATGGAAGCAGAAGCTCGCTTTCTCCGTAGCTATCTTTCATGAGCCGAAGATTGTTTTTCTGGACGAACCCACTGGAGGTGTTGACCCTGCTACCCGTCGTCAGTTCTGGGAACTGATTTATCAGGCTGCTGACAAAGGAATTACAGTTTTCGTAACCACTCATTATATGGATGAAGCCGAATATTGCAACCGGGTATCGATTATGGTAGATGGAGTAATTGAGGCTCTGGACAGTCCCTCCAATCTAAAAAAACAATACAACGTTCTCGACATGGAAGAGGTATTCTTTAAACTGGCACGTAAAGCAAAAAGAGGAGAATAAGGACATGAAGCAGTTTTTATCATTTGTAACAAAAGAGTTTTATCATATCGCACGCGACAAACGCACCATCCTGATACTTCTAGGTATACCTATTGTGCAGATAATTCTATTCGGATTTGCCATCACTACCGAAGTTAAAGATATCCGTATGGCAGTATTCGATCCATCAAAGGATGAGGTCACACAAAAAATAATAGATAAACTGGACGCCAATGAATATATAAATGTGGTCAGTGTGATAGACCATCCGGAGGACATAGAATCTGCATTCCGGAAAGGAAAGGCTGATATTGCTGTAATTTTTAACCAGCATTTCAGTGACAATTATCGCCATACGGGAGAAGCTTCCGTGCAACTAATTACTGACGGCACTGATCCTAACACCGCCTCTATCTTAACGGGTTATGTAACAAATATCCTAATGGCTGCCCAACAAGAAATAAACGTTCAGTATAAGTCGCCGCTTTCAATTACCCCGGAAGTTAAGTTATTATATAATCCGGGAATGAAGGGAGCGTACAACTTTGTGCCAGGTGTAATGGGGCTTATCCTTATGCTTATTTGTGCCATGATGACCTCTATCTCAATAGTAAGAGAAAAAGAGATGGGAACAATGGAGGTTCTATTGGTATCGCCCATGAAGCCGATTTATATTATTGTGGCAAAAGCAATTCCATACCTGGTACTTTCGTGCATTAATATTATCACCATACTCTTATTATCAGTGTATGTATTGAATGTACCGGTAGCGGGAAGTCTTACCCTGCTCTTTGGGATATCTCTTCTCTTCATTCTGGTATCACTCACCATTGGATTATTAATATCTACAATAGTCAAGACTCAGGTAGCAGCTATGCTTGCCTCGGGTATGGTTTTGATGCTTCCAACCATTCTGCTTTCAGGTATGATTTATCCAACAGAAAACATGCCGTTTCTTTTGGAATGCATAACCCACATCATTCCAGCAAAATGGTATATTATATGTGTTAAGAAAATTATGGTTGAAGGACTTGGCTTCACATTCGTACTGAAAGAAGTTGGTATTCTTTTAGTAATGGCTACCGTTTTACTAATAATAAGCCTCAAGAAGTTTAACGACAGACTGGAATAGATTATGATAAAATATTTAATAGAAAAAGAATTCAAGCAGATATTCCGAAACAGTTTTATTCCCAGATTAATTATTGCTTATCCAATTTTTATGATGCTGATTCTTCCATGGGCAGCCGATCTGGAGATAAAGAATATCAATCTTTACATTGTGGACAATAACCACAGCCAGTATTCAAGGCAACTAACCCAGAAAGCTGCTGCATCAGATTATTTCAGACTAACGGATGTTTCATCTTCTTATGATGAAGCCATAAAAAGTGTGGAAAGAGGAGATGCAGACATCATTATGGAAATTCCGGCTAATTTTGAACAGGATTTGATTAAAAGTGGAAATACTAAATTGTTGATTTCTGCCAATGCAGTAAATGGAACAAAAGGAGGATTAGGTAGTTCGTATCTCTCGAGTATGATAACAGACTTCACTGCAGATATTAAAGATAAATGGATACAGCCTCAAAAAAAGGAAGCCATCACTCCTTCTATTAAAATAGAGACACAGTATCGCTTTAATCCGCACCTCGACTACAAAGCATTCATGATTCCGGCACTGATGGTGATGTTGCTCACTATTTTATGTGGATTTTTGCCAGCCCTTAATATTGTTGGCGAAAAGGAGAAAGGGACCATTGAACAAATTAATGTAACTCCGGTAAAGAAATTCACGTTTATCATAGCCAAAATTATTCCTTATTGGATAATCGGATTCATGGTTATTACAATTTGTTTCGGATTGGCAGCACTTGTCTACGGTCTGATGCCGATTGGACATCTAAGCACCATCTATCTGATTGTTTTGCTATATGTATTAACTATATCCGGATTTGGACTGGTTATTTCCAACTATTCTGATACGATGCAACAGGCCATGTTTGTAATGTGGTTTTTCGTTCTGATTCTAATGCTGTTAAGCGGGCTATTTACCCCCATCAATAGCATGCCTCACTGGGCACAGATTATTACCGATTTCAATCCGCTCAAATATTTTGTTCAGGTAATGCGGGCTGTATACCTCAAAGGCAGTGGCATTATGGATCTTATTCCTCAGATTTCTGCACTGATGATATTCATGGTATTGATTAATTCATGGGCTGTTGTTAGTTACAGAAAAAAATCTTAAATAATATATGGCTTTCTGGAAATAGAGTAAGAACCGTAAATGACGGGTATTGTGTTTAAGCGGTTCAGCATATTTATTTAAACTAAAGTGTATATAGATTATTTAATCCATTTAAATAAAATGAATTTAAACAGTATAACAGCAAAGCCTGCAGCATTCAATGCAGGCTTTGCATCAAACTCCTTCAACGGCAAGATGATAAAAGAGGATATTATGCTTTATTTTCTGCAAAATATTATCTTAGATAAATATTATAAGTCAACAAACAAGATTGGTATTATAGAAGTACGTAAAGGGACATTAGAGGTAAAAATAAACAACCAGCAATACTCATTATCTCATGGCTCAATAGCTTATATCCCCTCCAATGCGTCTTTCAGTATGAAATCAGCTGATTCCATGCTTGAAGGATATATCATGATCTTATCCGACTTTTTCGTTGAATCCGTTCAAACTCCATTCTTAATAAACCTGGGTACTCCTTTTGTTATACATAATCAAGATTCGGCTAATAGTCTGCAAAATAAATTTGATCAGATTTTCGTGCTGATAAAAGATGAAATATCAAACAAAGAGCATATCTTTCAGCGAGAAAAGTTATCAAACCTGGTTTCCATATTCTTTATCGACATCCTGAATGCATTTGCAAAGCAGCACTCTGTATCTGAAAATCTTTATGCTGATGGCAAAACGACAAGAGGAATGAAACTGACCAAGGATTTTATAAATCTGGTAAAGCTTCACTCACACAATCAGAGGCAAATAAATTTCTATGCCGACAAGCTCTGTATAACTCCCAAATATCTGTCAAAGCTGATAAAGGAAACATCGGGAATATCGGCAAACGAATGGATTACCAGCACAGTTATAAAAGACGCGAAATACCTTTTAAAAATTTCAGGAAATAGTGTAAAAGAAGTTTCTAATGCTCTTAATTTTCCTAATCAAAGTTTCTTTGGGAAATATTTCAAAAAGAAAGTAGGTATCTCTCCCAGAGACTATCAAAGAGCTGGCGCTTTATAATCAATCATATTAAATGGTAATGCAATATTAATATATTACAACCTTTTACTTAGTTTCATTGTTTATATATGACTTTCCATTTTTGGTAAATTTTATATAGATATTGAAATAAGTTATGGTAATAAAATATCTTATTGAAAAAGAATTCAAGCAGATAGCACGCAATAAATTTCTGCCACGATTAATAGCCATTTATCCAATCGTCATCATAATGGTACTTCCCTGGGCAGCAAATCTGGAAATTAAGAATATCAATCTTTGTGTTGTAGATAATAATCACAGCCAATATTCCCGGCAATTGATTCATAAAGTAGTTTCATCGGGATACTTCCGGCTGGCGGATGTTTCATCCTCTTATGATGAAGGCATAAAAAGTGTAGAGAAAGGAAGATCGGATATTATTCTGGAGATTCCGGCCAATTTCGAGCGAGACCTTATTAAAGAAGGGAACGCCAGATTGCTTATCTCCGTAAATTCTGTAAATGGAACCAAAGGAATGCTGGGAAGTGCATACATGTCTTATATTGTTTCCGACTTCTCAGATGACATAAAAGATCGGTGGGTAGAGCCCCAACATGTCACTAATATCAATCCCAAGGTTAAGATTGTTGCACAAAGCCGTTTCAATCCTCATCTTGATTACAAGGTATTCATGATTCCGGCACTGATGGTAATACTGCTTACCGTATTCTGCGGTTTTCTTCCTGCCTTGAACATTGTCATTGAAAAAGAGAAAGGAACCATTGAACAGATTAATGTAACTCCAGTAAGCAAATTCTCATTCATCATAGCCAAGCTTATCCCCCACTGGATTATCGGCTTTTTTGTGCTTTCCATTTGTTTGGCACTGGCAGCTCTGGCTTATGGACTTGTTCCAAACGGACATCTTAGCACCATTTATTTACTGGCTTTGCTTTATGTTCTCATTGTCTCCGGATTTGGACAGGTTCTCTCCAACCACTCTGCAACCATGCAGCAAGCCATGTTCGTGATGTTCTTCTTTATGATGATTATGATTTTGTTAAGCGGTCTTTTTACCCCTATTCACAGTATGCCTCATTGGGCCCAAACCATTACCATCTTCAACCCGCTGAAATATTTCGTTCAGATTATGCGGTCGGTCTATCTAAAAGGAAGCGGCCTTGCAGACCTTGGCACCCAGATACTGGCACTTTCCATTTTTGCCGTATTCTTTAATACCTGGGCAATTCTTAGTTACAGAAAGAAGTCGCAGTAAAAACCATACGAATTTAATTAAAGTCCATGTAGATATATTCTGTTTCAGTAAGGGAAAACCAGAAAGTAAATTTCATCCACCTCTCTTGGCTGTTTTTCATATCAAATCCCCATAGCATTAATTTCAAAAAGTAGCACAAGTCACGCAAGTCACGCACTTTCGCTATAACGCATTTATATTCAACACAATACAGGTGCGCGACTTCTGCGTAAGCACTGCGTGACTTCCAGCGCGTGGCTTACCCGCCATCGCAGCCACCCAATTTTACAAAGCGGCATCGCAGAGGCGCCTTCTCCACACAACAGGCTATTGCCGGCAAACATTTGTATCTAATCTTTATTCCACGATGTTATATTTCTCTGTTTACCCGGGTGTACAGGCAGCGTATATCCGGGTGTACAGAGTCCCTCCATCCGGGTGTACCGACTGTGTACATCCGGGTGGACGGAAAGAAATAAGGCGTCAAATTTTGAAATCATGCCGATAAAATATGTTTAAATCCGCATAAATATGGGTAGTTCCATACGATTATGATCTCTATAGATATCACTAAACAACTTAATTTACACATATCCAAATACTTGTCTTTTATTTACAAAACTAATAAATAGGCTATAACCTGTGTGTTGGGAGAAAAAGTAAGTCCTTAGTTCGCAACTGAATCTAACAAGACGGTATCGCGGAGACGCTTGCGGAGGAAGTGCGTGACTTAAAAGAAGTCACGCGCTTTTTCGGACGAAGTAACGCACCTATAACAAGCTATCCAATAGCGAATTACAGCGATTCCGCGTGACTTGCGTGACTTGCGCGACTTTATTGAATCAAGCCTATGGGGAAATGAGAAATCAGAACTGAATGTTAGCTACCGGAATGGTTATTTCATCTTCAATTCCAAGCATGGCATTTATCAGATACAGCTTTTCAAAAGAGGCGAGGTTGTTTACTGTTATCTCCATGGGAACCACTTTGCCTTCGGCCAGTAATCGCTGACGACAGGTGCCGTTCAGCAAATAAGAATTCGGTGTATAATAACCTTTTTCATCACTCAGCACCACGTTGCTGTAGCTTGTATCGGTTATCAGTCCGCTGCGGACAATCAACACATCATCACACTCCCCTTTTTCCTGAAGCAATCTTGTCAGGCAGCTTCTGTTGGCATACTTATGCGAATAATCAATGCCGGTTCCATCCACCAGTTTTAATGAACCAATCCGTTTGGGTGTATAAGGTTGAAATTCGACCTCCTCCACTGAGGCACCGTAAAGAATACGGCATTTCACATTTCCCTGGCTCATTGCTTCGGGAACAACCAGTTCCTGAAAAAGAGTCTCCTGAACTGATGTACCAAAGAATTCCTTCACGGTCTGCCTCATTCTCTCCAAATGAAGTTCAGGATGAATAAATGCACCGTCAACTACTTTGACTGTTTCTAAAAATTGCAGATAACCCCTCATAACGGCAAATATATTTTATCCAACACTTCCTGATACTCCTCTTCGGGTTTGCTGTTCACGGTTATTCCTCCCCCGCTGCGGAAGTAATATTTTCCACCTTCCTGTTCAATATAGCGAATCATAACGGCACTGTCCAGTGTTTCTCCGTCGTAATAACCAAACACCCCTGTATAATATCCCCGGTTCATTT
The Bacteroides sedimenti genome window above contains:
- a CDS encoding ABC transporter permease, with the protein product MKQFLSFVTKEFYHIARDKRTILILLGIPIVQIILFGFAITTEVKDIRMAVFDPSKDEVTQKIIDKLDANEYINVVSVIDHPEDIESAFRKGKADIAVIFNQHFSDNYRHTGEASVQLITDGTDPNTASILTGYVTNILMAAQQEINVQYKSPLSITPEVKLLYNPGMKGAYNFVPGVMGLILMLICAMMTSISIVREKEMGTMEVLLVSPMKPIYIIVAKAIPYLVLSCINIITILLLSVYVLNVPVAGSLTLLFGISLLFILVSLTIGLLISTIVKTQVAAMLASGMVLMLPTILLSGMIYPTENMPFLLECITHIIPAKWYIICVKKIMVEGLGFTFVLKEVGILLVMATVLLIISLKKFNDRLE
- a CDS encoding aminotransferase class IV; the encoded protein is MRGYLQFLETVKVVDGAFIHPELHLERMRQTVKEFFGTSVQETLFQELVVPEAMSQGNVKCRILYGASVEEVEFQPYTPKRIGSLKLVDGTGIDYSHKYANRSCLTRLLQEKGECDDVLIVRSGLITDTSYSNVVLSDEKGYYTPNSYLLNGTCRQRLLAEGKVVPMEITVNNLASFEKLYLINAMLGIEDEITIPVANIQF
- a CDS encoding ABC transporter permease; translation: MIKYLIEKEFKQIFRNSFIPRLIIAYPIFMMLILPWAADLEIKNINLYIVDNNHSQYSRQLTQKAAASDYFRLTDVSSSYDEAIKSVERGDADIIMEIPANFEQDLIKSGNTKLLISANAVNGTKGGLGSSYLSSMITDFTADIKDKWIQPQKKEAITPSIKIETQYRFNPHLDYKAFMIPALMVMLLTILCGFLPALNIVGEKEKGTIEQINVTPVKKFTFIIAKIIPYWIIGFMVITICFGLAALVYGLMPIGHLSTIYLIVLLYVLTISGFGLVISNYSDTMQQAMFVMWFFVLILMLLSGLFTPINSMPHWAQIITDFNPLKYFVQVMRAVYLKGSGIMDLIPQISALMIFMVLINSWAVVSYRKKS
- a CDS encoding AraC family transcriptional regulator; protein product: MNLNSITAKPAAFNAGFASNSFNGKMIKEDIMLYFLQNIILDKYYKSTNKIGIIEVRKGTLEVKINNQQYSLSHGSIAYIPSNASFSMKSADSMLEGYIMILSDFFVESVQTPFLINLGTPFVIHNQDSANSLQNKFDQIFVLIKDEISNKEHIFQREKLSNLVSIFFIDILNAFAKQHSVSENLYADGKTTRGMKLTKDFINLVKLHSHNQRQINFYADKLCITPKYLSKLIKETSGISANEWITSTVIKDAKYLLKISGNSVKEVSNALNFPNQSFFGKYFKKKVGISPRDYQRAGAL
- a CDS encoding ABC transporter permease; translation: MVIKYLIEKEFKQIARNKFLPRLIAIYPIVIIMVLPWAANLEIKNINLCVVDNNHSQYSRQLIHKVVSSGYFRLADVSSSYDEGIKSVEKGRSDIILEIPANFERDLIKEGNARLLISVNSVNGTKGMLGSAYMSYIVSDFSDDIKDRWVEPQHVTNINPKVKIVAQSRFNPHLDYKVFMIPALMVILLTVFCGFLPALNIVIEKEKGTIEQINVTPVSKFSFIIAKLIPHWIIGFFVLSICLALAALAYGLVPNGHLSTIYLLALLYVLIVSGFGQVLSNHSATMQQAMFVMFFFMMIMILLSGLFTPIHSMPHWAQTITIFNPLKYFVQIMRSVYLKGSGLADLGTQILALSIFAVFFNTWAILSYRKKSQ